CGGCCGCGTGCCGGGCGGCATCCCGTCGTCTGATCGTGAGGAGTGAGCCGTGCCCAAGGAGAAGGGGCAGAAGGTGGTCGCCACCAACCGCCGCGCCCGTCACGACTACCTCATCGAGGACACCTTCGAGGCGGGGCTCGTGCTGACCGGCACCGAGGTGAAGTCGCTGCGGCTCGGCCGAGCGTCGCTCGTCGACGGGTACGGGTTCATCGACGGCGGGGAGGCGTGGCTCGATGCCGTGCACATCCCCGAGTACGCCGACGGCACCTGGAACAACCACGCGCCGCGGCGCAAGCGCAAGCTGCTGCTGCACAAGCCTCAGATCCTGAAGATCGAGAGCAAGGTCAAGCAGGGCGGCTACACGATCGTCCCGCTGCAGATCTACTTCAACGACGGCCGGGCGAAGGTCGAGATCGCGGTCGCGAAGGGCAAGCGCGAGTACGACAAGCGGCAGGCGCTGCGCGAGCGGCAAGACAAGCGCGAGGCGGAGCGCGCGATGTCGAGCCGCAAGCACCTGGGGGAGTGACCGGCCGCACCGGGCGCCGGGCGCCGGCCGCTGAGCGGCGCGTCGGCCGTGGGTGACAGACTGAGGCCATGACGACTCCGGCCTCCCGCATCCCGGTCAACGGCACGTACAACTTCCGCGACATCGGCGGCTACCCGGCCGACGGCGGCGCGACCCGCACCGGCAAGTTGTACCGCTCCGACGGGCTCGCCCGGCTCGGGGAGGAGGGGCGCGAGGCCCTGCGCGAGCGCCGCATCCGCGTCGTCATCGACCTGCGCGACGACTTCGAGGTCCGGGCACTGCCCGACGACCTCGACGGTCTCGACGTCACCGTGCTGCGGCTGCCGGTCTTCGAGGGCTCCGGAGCCTCCGCCTCCACGATCGGCGCCACGCTCGTCGACCTCTACGAGAAGATCGTGCTGCAGCACCGCGACGTCGTCGTGCGCGCCCTGCGGGAGATCGCCGACACCGGCGACGAGGCCGTCGTCGTGCACTGCACCGCAGGCAAGGACCGCACCGGCATGGTCGTCGCCCTCGCGCTCCTCGCCGTGGGCGTCGACCGCGAGACCGTGATCGCCGACTACGCGGCCACCCAGGCCAACCTCGACGGGCCGTGGCTGGAGGGCATGGTGGCGCTGATCCGCTCGCACGGCGTCGAGGTGACCCCCGACCTCCGCATCATCCTCGGCGGCAGCCCGCCGGAGGCGCTGGAGGCGGTGCTCGACCTGATCGACCGCGAGCACGGCGGCGTGCGCGAGTACCTGCTCGACGCCGGAATGGACGAGTTGGAGCTCGCCAAGCTGCGCTCGGTGCTGGTGCAGCCCGCCTGAACCGGCTCACACCCGATCCATAACGATCTGGCAGCCCGGATTCGGCGAGTCGGTGCTTGCATGAGTTCATGGACGAGAACGAGGCGAGGGAGCCGGCCGAGAGGGTCGCGCCGGCCGAGCAGCCGGCCGCGCCGGCTGAGCAGCCGCCCGTGCAGCCGGTCGTGCGCGAGCCGTTCTACAGGCGGCACGGGCTGGCGTTCGCCATCTCGACGCTCGTCCTTGGCCTGATCGTGCTGTTCGGCGCGGTCGGCGTGGGCGCCTTCACGGTCGCGACCGTCGCCTCCCACTCCGGTCCGGTGATGTCGTGGCTGAACCGGCTCGACCACGGGGAGCGCGGAGACCGCCCCGGCAAAGCGCAGCCTCCCCGCGAATCGGGCCCGCAACGAGGGCTCGTGCAGGGCACGATCGACTCCGTCTCGGGGTCGACCTGGAAGCTCACTGCGGATAACGGGCGCACGCTCACGGTGAAGCTCACCTCCTCCACGCGCTTCGGCCACCCCGGCGCCGAGGGAGGCTCCGCCTCCGACTTCGCGAAGGGCGACGAGGTGATCGTGGTCGGCACGCGCGAGGGCTCGACCGTCACCGCCACCCGGGTGCTGCGGCTCGCGGACTTCCCGCTGCGACCGCCGTCGACGCCCGGTCCGCCGGCGACGCCGGGTTCCGGTCTGTAGAGGTGGCTCAGGAGGCGGCGAACCGCGCGTGCACCTGCACAGCGATCGTCAGGTCCTCCGGCTTGAGGGCGAGCGTCGCACCTCCCAGATCGGCGGCGGCCCGGGCGAACATGGGCTGCGGAGGCTGCGGGGGAGCGGCGCCGTCGCCGAGCATGCCAGGGTCGCTGAGCGCGACGGGACGCACCGACGACAGGCCGAGGCTGGTGGCGTACACCGTGGCCTTGGCGACGGCGTTCTCGACGGCGCGGCGACGGGCCTCCTGCGTGAGCGACTGCCGCCTGGCCTCCGTGAGACCCCACGTCACCCCCTCCACCTGGACGCCGTCGAGGAGCGACACGACGCCGACCCAGTCGGAGAGTGCGCCCAGCTCGCCGAAGACGGCCTCGACGCCCACCTGGGCGTGGAAGACGACAGGGAGGCGGCGCCCCTCCTGGTTCCAGGGCCGCTCGCCCCAGACACGGAGGCTGTCGGACGACCACTGCGCGACCGGGCCGGAGGTGCCTTCCTGGAGATCGCGGAGCTCACGCGCGAGCTGCTGATGACGCTGCGTGGCGAGGGCGAGCGTCTCCTCCCTGTCCTCGCCGTCGTAGGCGACGAGGAGGCGCACCGTGCCGCGCTCCGCCGGGTGCCGCAGCTCGTACTCGCCCTGGACGGTGATGATGGTGTCGGCCATGCCCCGATGCTGGCATAGAAGTGGGGGCCGTGGTGTTATAGAATGAGAAGCTCGCCGGAGACGGCGACCAGCACCTCCACAACTCAACAGCGCGTGACTGCGACCCGGCCATCAGGCCGCGCATGGGGATGATCGGTTTCGACATTGTCTGCGTGACTGTGAGAAGCGGGTCGAGGATGCATGCTTATCTCGTTAACGATGCATGCGAAAAAATAAGTGCCAATTCCAAGAGCACTGTCTCGGCCAAGGCCGACTTCGCCCTCGCGGCGTAAGTTCACCTCCGCCATTTAGAGAGACCGTCAGACCGGGAATCGTCTCCTACCCGGATCCTGGCGTCAGCTAGGGGACTTGCTTCTGCGTTGAGCATCAGGGCGCAGAGGGACTTCCACTGATACTGGGCCCGTCGGATCAGGTGCCAGCGACAAGATCCGGGGCCGAGAACACGTCTGCACTGGCTACGCCCGTAGAAGGCACATGACCACAGCAGTGGACGGGGGTTCGATTCCCCCCATCTCCACCATCAGGTCGCGTCACGCGATGTTCGAGGCGAGGGCCTCCTCCGGTTGCGGGGGAGGCCCTCGTCATTTCGGAGCAGGCGTGCGCGCCCCTGAGGATGTTCACATCGTCGCCGACCCCCGTTCACGGGGGGTTCATGGCGCACCGGTGGGCTGTGGGGCGTTCCCTCTTCGAAAGGATCACCTCACCATGTCCTTCTCCTCCTCCCGTCGGCGCGGCGGCGTGCTGGCGCTGGCGGCGGCCTCCGGGCTGCTCGCGGCGGCGCTGATCCCGTCGGCCGCCCTCGCGGCTCCGTCCGACAACGGCGGCGCGACCCGCGACCAGCAGGACTCGACGGCCGCCCTGCGCGCGTCGATCGTGAACGGCCCGGCCAAGAACGTCATCCTCCTCATCGGCGACGGCATGGGCGACAGCGAGATCACCGTCGCGCGCAACTACCAGTACGGCGCAGGCGGGATGCTGCCGGGCATCGACGCCCTGCCGCTCACCGGCCAGTACACGACCT
The sequence above is a segment of the Leifsonia williamsii genome. Coding sequences within it:
- the smpB gene encoding SsrA-binding protein SmpB; the encoded protein is MPKEKGQKVVATNRRARHDYLIEDTFEAGLVLTGTEVKSLRLGRASLVDGYGFIDGGEAWLDAVHIPEYADGTWNNHAPRRKRKLLLHKPQILKIESKVKQGGYTIVPLQIYFNDGRAKVEIAVAKGKREYDKRQALRERQDKREAERAMSSRKHLGE
- a CDS encoding tyrosine-protein phosphatase; amino-acid sequence: MTTPASRIPVNGTYNFRDIGGYPADGGATRTGKLYRSDGLARLGEEGREALRERRIRVVIDLRDDFEVRALPDDLDGLDVTVLRLPVFEGSGASASTIGATLVDLYEKIVLQHRDVVVRALREIADTGDEAVVVHCTAGKDRTGMVVALALLAVGVDRETVIADYAATQANLDGPWLEGMVALIRSHGVEVTPDLRIILGGSPPEALEAVLDLIDREHGGVREYLLDAGMDELELAKLRSVLVQPA
- a CDS encoding DUF5666 domain-containing protein, whose protein sequence is MDENEAREPAERVAPAEQPAAPAEQPPVQPVVREPFYRRHGLAFAISTLVLGLIVLFGAVGVGAFTVATVASHSGPVMSWLNRLDHGERGDRPGKAQPPRESGPQRGLVQGTIDSVSGSTWKLTADNGRTLTVKLTSSTRFGHPGAEGGSASDFAKGDEVIVVGTREGSTVTATRVLRLADFPLRPPSTPGPPATPGSGL
- a CDS encoding SIMPL domain-containing protein codes for the protein MADTIITVQGEYELRHPAERGTVRLLVAYDGEDREETLALATQRHQQLARELRDLQEGTSGPVAQWSSDSLRVWGERPWNQEGRRLPVVFHAQVGVEAVFGELGALSDWVGVVSLLDGVQVEGVTWGLTEARRQSLTQEARRRAVENAVAKATVYATSLGLSSVRPVALSDPGMLGDGAAPPQPPQPMFARAAADLGGATLALKPEDLTIAVQVHARFAAS